The window TCCCCCATTTCGCGGTCCAGGGCTTTGAGGGCGTCCGTGGCCCGCCGAAGGCTCGGCGCGTCCGTGATGGGCAGGAAGACTTCTGGGGCCAGGGCATGCAGGTGCTGCCAAGTCTGGGCCAGTTCGCTGTAGTTGGTCATGTCAGGGTCTCCAGTCGTCGTACTGCTTATGGGTCAGGACGTGCTCGACATACAGCCGTTTGCCGGCGAAGTTGGGCCACACGATCAGGCGGTACTTGTTGCCGCCGATGTCGAAGACGATGAACCCGGCGACCCAGTCGGCGCTTCCGAAGTCAGCCTTGACCTCTGCAAAGGAGGTGTAGTCAGCCGCGCGGACGTGCTTGTACCAGGCACGCAGAGGCAGTTCGGCGTCGGGATGTTCGGACCAGAATGCCAACAGGGCACTGAGGGTCAACACGTTCATGCCCATGAGGTCATTATTGCAGAAAATAATAATCTGAACGTGAGGTCATAAATCAATCGCGTTTCCCTGCCCGCACCGGCCAACGCGCCGAGGCGGGCTTCTCCTTGCCTGGAGGCCTCCCTTGACCGCTACTGAACCCACTGCCCCCGCGCTGGCCCTGGCCGCGTGGTGGGCAAACTTCCTGCCCCGCCCCGCCCCCCAGGACAACGGCGACGACAGCGCTACAGGCGGGCTCACTGCCGCCTTCATGCTCCAGATCTCCGCCCGTGACCAGCACAGCCCCGAGGAGGCTGCTTGCTTCCAGGCTGCCCTCGCTCAGCAGTTCCAGGCCCAACTCGACCGCCGCGGGCAGTGCGAGGCCTGGACCGACTACGGCCCCGACACCGTCCTGTGTGCGGCGGCCACCGAAGCCGGGATCTCTCTGAGCAGCTTCAGTCTCCCCATCAAGTCGGGCAGCACTGGCAGCGAGCACACCGCTGAGGTCAAACAGGGGTACCGGGGCGACTGGCGCAGCATCTGGACCCGTGCTGACGGAGGTACGCCGTGCCCCAGGTGATGTACAAGTACCCGCTCACGCCGCTGAACGAGGCCTCGGTCACCGTCCTGACCCTGCCAAGCTGCGCCCTTCCCCGCACAGCCGCCATGCAGAACGGGCAGCTGTGCCTGTGGATGCAGGTCGACCCGGACAGTGCCCCGCTCGAGCGCGCCTTCGCGGTCTTCGGCACAGGCCACCCGCTGCCGGTGGACGCCACCTACATCGCCACCGTTCCGGACGGCCCGTTCGTCAGGCACATCTTTGAAGTGCCCGGCTCATCGTCCAGACCTCCTGAAAGGACCTTATGACCCCTGATCCCCACCACATCCAGAAGTACCAGCTGCTCGTGGAAAGCTCCCTGGCCATCCCGCTCTCTCCCCAGGCCGAGGTGATCTTCGTCAGCATCACCGGCCCCCAGCACACCCCGACGATCTGGGTGCGCGTCGACCGCGCCGACCTCACGCCCCGCGTCCAGCGCGCCTTCGTACTCGTGCGCAACGGGATGCCCTTCCCCAGCAGCGCCCAGTACCGGGGCACTATCGCTGGTCCCTTCCGGGGCCCGGACGGCAACTTCGCCACCCGCCACGTCGTCGAGTGGCCCCGCTGAGAACCCTGATCCCCAGGAGGTTGTGCCGTGCCCCACCTGCCCGAGTACAAGTTCATCCCGCCGCACCTCGCCACCAAGACCACGCTGGAGAAACGCGGTCTCGTCCCCACGGCCGACCCGGTCGCCGAGTACGCCTACCGCTGCCCTGAGGGCGGCTGGGGACGGGCGAACCTCTACAGCCTTCAGGACACCCGCAGCGCCAAGGAGGCCAACGCCGCCTGCAAGCGCCGGAAGGCGAACCTCGGCGGCCAG is drawn from Deinococcus sp. Leaf326 and contains these coding sequences:
- a CDS encoding type II toxin-antitoxin system HigB family toxin, which translates into the protein MNVLTLSALLAFWSEHPDAELPLRAWYKHVRAADYTSFAEVKADFGSADWVAGFIVFDIGGNKYRLIVWPNFAGKRLYVEHVLTHKQYDDWRP